One Pleurocapsa sp. PCC 7327 DNA segment encodes these proteins:
- the nuoK gene encoding NADH-quinone oxidoreductase subunit NuoK — MQLQLEYCLLLAAALFCIGIYGLITSRNAVRVLMSIELLLNSVNLNLMGFSNFLDPTGIKGQVFTIFVITVAAAEAAVGLAIVLAIYRNRETIDMEQFNLLKW; from the coding sequence ATGCAACTGCAACTGGAATATTGTTTGCTATTGGCTGCTGCGCTTTTCTGTATCGGGATTTATGGTTTGATTACCAGCCGAAATGCAGTACGAGTTCTTATGTCCATCGAGTTGCTGCTCAATTCAGTGAATCTGAATTTGATGGGCTTCTCTAATTTCTTAGATCCTACAGGAATCAAGGGTCAAGTTTTTACTATCTTTGTGATTACGGTCGCCGCAGCAGAAGCAGCAGTCGGTTTGGCAATTGTACTTGCGATTTATCGCAACCGCGAGACGATCGACATGGAGCAATTTAATCTACTCAAGTGGTAA
- a CDS encoding photosystem II reaction center protein J, with protein MFAEGRIPLWVVATIAGLGVIAVVGLFFYGAYAGLGSSL; from the coding sequence ATGTTTGCAGAAGGACGTATTCCGCTGTGGGTTGTTGCCACTATAGCTGGTTTGGGTGTCATTGCTGTTGTAGGTCTTTTCTTCTACGGTGCCTACGCTGGTTTAGGCTCTTCTCTGTAG
- a CDS encoding type II toxin-antitoxin system PemK/MazF family toxin, whose protein sequence is MLAAEIWLVRFPFSDLASTKVRPALVLATHREELIIVGIFSKISNRNLQEAWGLIKEDHPEFSLTGLKKTSLIRADKIATIARSVLQRKLDILPSYLLILVQNALKKALNIP, encoded by the coding sequence ATCCTAGCAGCAGAAATTTGGTTAGTTAGATTTCCTTTCAGCGATCTTGCATCAACTAAAGTCAGACCTGCTCTTGTTTTAGCAACTCATCGAGAAGAACTGATTATTGTAGGAATATTTTCCAAAATTTCCAATCGCAACTTGCAAGAGGCTTGGGGACTAATTAAAGAAGACCATCCTGAATTTTCTCTAACAGGTTTGAAAAAGACATCTTTAATTAGGGCAGATAAAATCGCTACTATCGCTCGATCGGTTTTGCAAAGAAAGCTAGACATTTTGCCATCATATCTTTTAATTTTAGTCCAAAATGCACTTAAGAAAGCTCTAAATATTCCTTGA
- the clpS gene encoding ATP-dependent Clp protease adapter ClpS produces MNARVSAVVTAMTTAPTVAPEKSSQVVGQPYPNYKVIVLNDDFNTFEHVARCLLKYIPGMTSDRAWSLTEQVHYEGQAIVWVGPLEQAELYHQQLRREGLTMAPLEAE; encoded by the coding sequence ATGAACGCTAGAGTGTCAGCAGTCGTTACAGCAATGACTACCGCTCCTACTGTAGCGCCAGAAAAATCCAGTCAGGTCGTTGGTCAACCCTATCCCAACTATAAGGTAATCGTTCTCAACGACGATTTCAATACCTTCGAGCACGTAGCGCGGTGCTTGCTTAAGTATATTCCGGGAATGACAAGCGATCGTGCTTGGAGTTTAACCGAACAGGTTCATTATGAAGGACAGGCAATCGTCTGGGTAGGTCCCTTAGAACAAGCCGAACTCTACCACCAACAATTAAGACGCGAAGGATTAACGATGGCTCCTTTGGAGGCGGAATAG
- the ndhI gene encoding NAD(P)H-quinone oxidoreductase subunit I, translated as MFNQILKQVQAYAKESVQAAKYIGEGLSVTFDHMRRRPVTVQYPYEKLIPSERFRGRIHFEFDKCISCEVCVRVCPINLPVVDWEFDKSVKKKKLKHYSIDFGVCIFCGNCVEYCPTNCLSMTEEYELASYDRHELNYDNVALGRLPYKVTQDPMVTPLRELAYLPKGVLEPHDLPSGSQRPGKRPEEIVKEMESNKEGVS; from the coding sequence ATGTTCAACCAAATCCTCAAACAAGTCCAGGCATACGCCAAAGAAAGCGTGCAAGCAGCAAAATACATCGGCGAAGGGCTTTCTGTCACTTTCGACCACATGCGTCGCCGCCCTGTAACCGTTCAGTATCCCTATGAGAAACTGATTCCTTCAGAACGCTTTCGCGGTAGAATCCACTTTGAATTCGACAAGTGCATCTCCTGCGAAGTCTGTGTCCGAGTTTGCCCGATCAACCTTCCCGTAGTAGATTGGGAATTCGACAAGAGCGTCAAGAAGAAAAAGCTCAAGCACTACAGCATCGATTTTGGCGTTTGTATCTTCTGCGGCAACTGCGTGGAATACTGCCCCACCAATTGCCTCTCTATGACAGAAGAATATGAACTCGCTTCCTACGATCGCCACGAACTCAACTACGATAACGTGGCTCTCGGACGCTTGCCATATAAAGTTACCCAAGATCCGATGGTAACTCCTCTACGAGAGTTGGCATATCTGCCTAAAGGAGTCCTCGAACCTCACGATTTACCTTCGGGAAGTCAAAGACCTGGCAAGCGCCCAGAGGAAATCGTTAAAGAGATGGAATCTAACAAAGAAGGTGTGAGTTAA
- a CDS encoding chromophore lyase CpcT/CpeT encodes MNFSPELAALGRYLAGEFDNRQQALAEPIWYVHLRLWLRPTSLFREDSLTLFAEQASIVNLEQPYRPRLLRLRQSQTHPLPLRVEHYMFKDLDAVRGASSKPELLRQLTPEQVEFLPSCTLNVEIERLDRDRFKFKASPASEKPCRFTYGGQTYQVSLGFEVTPDELKTHDKGIDPTTGQAIWGALMGPYRFVKRQDFSAEFPV; translated from the coding sequence ATGAATTTTTCGCCAGAACTCGCTGCCCTCGGACGATATCTCGCAGGTGAATTCGACAATCGGCAACAAGCCCTTGCCGAACCTATTTGGTACGTTCATCTGCGCCTGTGGTTGCGCCCGACTTCTCTATTTAGGGAAGATAGTTTGACGCTCTTTGCCGAACAAGCGAGTATTGTTAATCTAGAGCAACCCTATCGCCCGCGTTTGCTGCGATTGAGACAAAGCCAAACCCATCCTCTTCCCCTCCGAGTAGAGCATTATATGTTTAAGGATCTTGATGCCGTTCGGGGTGCGAGCAGTAAGCCGGAATTACTTCGGCAACTGACTCCAGAACAAGTGGAGTTTTTACCGAGTTGTACCCTGAACGTCGAGATAGAGAGACTAGATCGCGATCGCTTTAAGTTTAAAGCATCTCCGGCTTCAGAAAAGCCTTGCCGTTTCACCTACGGGGGTCAAACCTATCAAGTATCGCTTGGGTTTGAAGTCACTCCCGACGAACTGAAAACCCATGACAAAGGAATCGATCCGACGACGGGTCAAGCGATTTGGGGCGCATTGATGGGTCCCTATCGCTTCGTCAAGCGTCAGGATTTTTCAGCCGAATTCCCTGTCTGA
- a CDS encoding ABC transporter permease gives MTIWQQPDRTFSTTPTIETRKQASLLVLLLPATIFLLIFFVLPLLIVLVYSFLDRGTYGGVSWTFTFKNYQRLAGSVYWTVLWRSCWLALLTTFACLLVGYPLAFFIATRPQPWRSICLLLVIVPFWTNFLVRTYAWMVLLRTEGVINTLLQGLHLIDKPLTLLFTPFAVGIGLIYGYLPFMVLPLYAAIERFNFSFIEAAHDLGAGDWRTFWQVILPLTRRGILAGSLLVFIPSVGAFITPDILGGAKTLTIGNLIQNQFLKARDWPFGSTLSILMMAVIIIPILFYLRTAEKDAG, from the coding sequence ATGACCATTTGGCAGCAGCCAGATCGAACATTTTCAACCACTCCAACGATTGAAACACGCAAGCAAGCGAGTCTTTTAGTTTTGCTTCTGCCCGCAACGATTTTTTTGCTGATTTTTTTCGTTCTTCCTTTGTTAATCGTACTGGTATATAGTTTCCTCGATCGCGGAACCTATGGCGGCGTTAGCTGGACGTTTACCTTCAAGAACTACCAGCGACTTGCTGGAAGCGTGTACTGGACGGTGTTGTGGCGATCTTGTTGGCTGGCTTTGCTGACAACTTTCGCTTGCTTGCTGGTTGGCTATCCGCTTGCTTTCTTCATCGCGACTCGTCCCCAACCTTGGCGCAGTATCTGTCTCTTATTGGTTATCGTTCCTTTCTGGACTAACTTTCTGGTGCGTACTTATGCTTGGATGGTTTTGCTGCGTACCGAAGGGGTCATTAATACTCTTCTCCAGGGTTTGCATCTCATCGATAAACCCTTAACGCTGTTGTTTACTCCCTTCGCCGTTGGCATCGGGTTAATTTACGGTTATCTTCCTTTCATGGTTTTGCCTTTGTACGCCGCCATCGAACGCTTCAACTTTTCTTTCATAGAAGCTGCCCACGATCTCGGTGCTGGCGATTGGCGTACCTTTTGGCAGGTAATACTCCCCTTAACTCGGCGAGGCATCCTCGCAGGTTCGCTACTCGTTTTTATCCCTTCTGTAGGGGCTTTTATTACCCCCGATATCTTAGGCGGTGCGAAAACGCTGACGATCGGCAATCTCATTCAAAATCAATTTCTCAAAGCCCGCGATTGGCCTTTCGGTTCTACCCTGTCTATTTTAATGATGGCAGTAATAATAATTCCGATCCTCTTCTATCTGCGCACGGCTGAAAAAGACGCTGGTTAA
- the nuoH gene encoding NADH-quinone oxidoreductase subunit NuoH, with product MNPGIDLQGSFIKSLIDLGVPAGVAKAIWMPLPMFLMIIGATVGVLVAVWLERKISAAAQQRIGPEYAGPLGVLQPVADGIKLVFKEDVIPAKSDPLLFTLGPVLVVLPVFLSYLIVPFGQNLVITDLNVGIFLWIALSSIVPIGLLMSGYASNNKYSLLGGLRAAAQSISYEIPLALSVLAIAMMSNSLSTIDIVEQQSGYGILGWNIWRQPIGFIIFWIAALAECERLPFDLPEAEEELVAGYQTEYAGMKFGLFYVGSYVNLVLSALVFAILYLGGWEFPIPLDRLASWLGVSETSSWLQIVTASLGITMTVLKAYFLIFLAILVRWTVPRVRIDQLLNLGWKFLLPVSLANLLLTAALKLAFPFAFGG from the coding sequence ATGAACCCAGGAATTGACCTACAAGGAAGTTTTATCAAATCTCTCATAGACTTAGGAGTCCCTGCTGGTGTTGCTAAAGCCATCTGGATGCCCCTACCCATGTTTTTAATGATTATCGGGGCAACGGTAGGGGTTTTAGTAGCCGTTTGGTTAGAGAGAAAAATCTCTGCTGCCGCTCAACAGCGCATCGGTCCCGAATACGCTGGACCGCTAGGCGTCTTGCAGCCCGTAGCAGACGGGATCAAGTTAGTGTTTAAAGAGGATGTCATTCCAGCTAAATCCGATCCCTTGTTGTTCACCTTGGGACCCGTTTTAGTGGTTCTGCCCGTATTTCTGTCCTATCTAATCGTACCGTTCGGACAGAATTTGGTGATTACCGACCTCAACGTGGGCATATTCCTGTGGATTGCTCTGTCGAGCATCGTTCCCATCGGTTTGCTGATGTCTGGCTATGCCTCGAATAACAAATACTCCCTCTTAGGGGGATTGAGAGCAGCCGCCCAGTCAATCAGTTATGAAATTCCCCTCGCCCTGTCGGTATTAGCGATCGCTATGATGTCGAACAGTCTCAGCACCATCGACATTGTGGAACAGCAATCGGGCTACGGAATTCTCGGCTGGAATATTTGGCGACAGCCTATAGGGTTTATCATCTTCTGGATTGCTGCTTTGGCAGAATGCGAACGCTTGCCCTTCGATCTCCCCGAAGCTGAAGAAGAATTGGTCGCTGGCTATCAAACCGAATACGCAGGCATGAAATTCGGTCTATTTTACGTAGGTTCTTACGTAAATCTCGTTCTCTCTGCACTGGTCTTCGCCATTCTCTATCTTGGCGGTTGGGAATTTCCCATTCCTCTCGATCGCTTGGCAAGTTGGTTGGGAGTCAGCGAAACCAGTTCCTGGTTGCAGATCGTTACGGCTTCTCTGGGAATTACCATGACGGTTCTCAAAGCCTATTTCCTGATCTTCCTCGCCATTCTAGTGCGTTGGACGGTTCCCCGCGTTCGCATCGACCAACTCCTCAATTTAGGTTGGAAGTTTCTCCTGCCAGTTTCTCTAGCCAATTTACTTTTGACGGCTGCCCTCAAACTCGCCTTTCCCTTTGCGTTTGGAGGGTAG
- a CDS encoding GTP-binding protein codes for MTQTLSHQEIHYNQARASLQQALSWYSSFRRHWNYPPNPELQASVRKDLQSLKSALDKLEQKVIRIAAFGLVSRGKSAVVNALLGQKVLQTGPLHGVTQWPRSVRWTPASGKVHVELIDTPGLDEIEGEARAEMAREVARQADLILFIVAGDITRTEYQALCELRKSQKPLILVFNKIDLYPEVDREEIYKQLQVLGTGSSDRDAPQILSPDEIVMVAAEPQPVPVRVEWSDGRVTEEWEMPPPQIDELKENILKILNREGRSLLALNALFQAKEAEANIAKKTLEIRQEEAEAIIWRYAKYKALAVSLNPIAILDLVGGMMADLALIRALARLYGLPITSHEAGKLWRTILISSGGLLIGEIASSFVLGIEKSTAAATSLFESPAALATYASTALTQGGIAGYSAYRIGKAAQEYLEKGCSWGPLGPSTVIREIFAQIEPNTILARLRQELS; via the coding sequence TTGACTCAAACTCTATCCCATCAAGAAATTCACTATAACCAAGCTCGCGCTAGCTTGCAACAAGCCTTGTCCTGGTATTCCAGCTTTCGCCGTCACTGGAATTATCCTCCCAATCCAGAACTGCAAGCATCCGTGCGCAAAGACTTACAGTCTTTAAAATCTGCCCTAGACAAACTAGAGCAAAAAGTTATTAGGATTGCAGCTTTTGGGTTGGTCAGTCGCGGCAAATCTGCCGTCGTCAATGCGTTGCTAGGTCAGAAAGTCTTGCAAACGGGACCCCTTCATGGCGTAACTCAATGGCCCCGTTCGGTGCGCTGGACTCCTGCTAGCGGTAAGGTACACGTAGAGTTGATCGATACGCCGGGACTCGATGAAATCGAAGGAGAAGCGAGGGCGGAAATGGCGCGAGAAGTGGCGCGTCAAGCTGATTTAATCTTGTTTATCGTGGCAGGGGATATTACTCGCACAGAATATCAAGCATTATGCGAACTCAGGAAGAGTCAAAAGCCACTAATTCTGGTCTTTAATAAAATCGATCTTTATCCAGAGGTAGACCGAGAAGAAATTTATAAACAATTACAAGTGTTGGGAACGGGGAGTTCGGATAGAGACGCACCACAAATTTTATCGCCCGATGAAATCGTCATGGTAGCGGCAGAACCGCAACCCGTTCCGGTAAGAGTGGAATGGTCAGATGGGAGAGTGACTGAGGAATGGGAAATGCCACCTCCCCAGATTGACGAACTCAAAGAGAATATTCTCAAAATTTTAAATCGAGAAGGGCGATCGCTGCTTGCTCTCAATGCTCTTTTTCAAGCCAAAGAAGCTGAAGCCAATATTGCTAAAAAAACTCTAGAAATCCGTCAAGAAGAAGCCGAAGCTATTATCTGGAGATATGCCAAATATAAAGCCCTAGCCGTTTCGCTCAATCCCATTGCTATTTTGGATTTAGTCGGCGGCATGATGGCGGATTTAGCCCTGATTCGGGCTTTGGCGCGGTTGTATGGATTGCCGATAACCAGTCATGAAGCGGGCAAGCTGTGGCGAACGATTCTGATTAGTTCTGGCGGATTGTTGATAGGAGAAATTGCTAGTAGTTTCGTGCTTGGAATCGAGAAAAGTACGGCTGCTGCAACCAGTCTCTTTGAAAGTCCTGCTGCCTTGGCAACCTATGCTAGCACCGCACTGACTCAAGGCGGCATAGCGGGCTACAGTGCTTATAGAATCGGTAAAGCAGCACAAGAATATTTAGAAAAAGGATGCAGTTGGGGACCGCTTGGACCAAGTACGGTAATTCGAGAGATCTTCGCTCAAATAGAACCTAATACAATTCTGGCGCGACTGCGGCAGGAATTGTCTTAA
- a CDS encoding pentapeptide repeat-containing protein, producing MTKIRNWLELIVSLWVFLFLLLWTSPALAASERVPLTLPLLQERLNSPLLSEGFYTIDLRNFIIDLTSENTIFREQFYQQLQTHLNRSKQPLGLDFSDSFIQGEFIASKLGLLTPLFQASLPPLFTPIEQEELKQDKRFLSQPGEQITSVTVVRGPLILNNSRFAGQADFSKVIFLQRVETTDATFTQEGNWSETRFARTADFSRTTFRREVNFSNSVFLGGAKFRQDRFLESANFTGSHFEAEVSFSQSEFVQLATFTRIQSLKDADFSQIDARDRILFSKSHFFGSLSLVNSTFEQSIAFRATRFDRSIDFRDVKLLGQVDFSNAFFSPKTTLNVSGLAFDSDRAKILGDTGVIGRVMSLSNLEDNKTVYRNLIRNFRNLEQIPDANQIEYKIERLRLQQLGKEIFEIPYQQVFQLKWMRNLFNWLFLSLLILLSGYGTNFSIVFGVGIIAIGYFGVLFWAIDRWRRRIPTPILPNRYDTICMIASVVLLTIIGLTNIFQASEEPWITLACLSVILFPIPLGLVSYLYHKGRYHDLMHSSYFLEDGSMRQLRLLIVRLPVIPNFPFFRDRYVPLIWERRWNWLNYYDFSLNNFIKLGFNDIRLRDQHLPGTISTIVWYQWSLGILYIALLLWTLSRTIPGLNLLIYLK from the coding sequence ATGACAAAAATTAGGAATTGGCTCGAGCTAATCGTTAGCTTGTGGGTCTTTTTGTTTCTGTTGCTGTGGACTTCTCCAGCTTTAGCCGCATCGGAAAGAGTTCCTTTAACCCTACCTCTATTGCAAGAACGCCTCAATTCTCCCCTCCTTAGCGAAGGATTTTATACAATCGATCTGCGAAACTTTATTATCGATTTAACTAGCGAAAATACTATTTTTCGAGAACAATTTTATCAGCAATTACAGACTCATCTCAATCGTTCTAAACAACCATTAGGTTTAGATTTTAGCGACTCTTTTATTCAGGGAGAATTTATTGCTAGTAAATTAGGTCTGTTAACCCCTCTTTTTCAAGCATCTTTACCGCCATTATTTACGCCAATAGAACAAGAAGAACTCAAACAGGATAAACGTTTTTTATCACAACCGGGCGAACAAATTACTTCAGTAACGGTTGTTCGAGGGCCTTTAATCCTAAATAATTCTCGATTTGCAGGTCAAGCAGATTTTAGTAAGGTAATCTTTTTACAACGGGTAGAAACAACAGATGCTACTTTTACTCAAGAGGGAAATTGGTCGGAAACTCGTTTTGCAAGAACGGCTGATTTTAGCCGAACGACTTTTAGACGAGAGGTTAACTTTAGCAATAGCGTCTTTCTTGGAGGGGCAAAATTTCGTCAAGATCGCTTTTTAGAAAGCGCTAATTTTACAGGCAGTCATTTTGAAGCTGAAGTTAGTTTTAGCCAATCTGAATTCGTTCAATTAGCGACTTTTACTCGTATTCAGTCGCTAAAAGATGCAGATTTTAGTCAGATCGATGCGCGCGATCGCATTTTATTTTCTAAAAGTCACTTTTTTGGATCTCTTTCTTTAGTTAATTCAACTTTTGAACAATCTATTGCTTTTCGGGCAACTCGCTTCGATCGTTCGATAGACTTTCGAGATGTAAAACTTCTAGGACAAGTCGATTTTAGTAATGCATTTTTTTCTCCTAAAACTACTTTAAATGTTTCGGGGTTAGCCTTTGATTCAGATCGCGCCAAAATTCTAGGAGATACTGGAGTTATCGGTCGCGTTATGTCGTTATCCAACCTTGAAGACAATAAGACAGTTTATCGCAATTTAATTCGTAATTTTCGCAATTTAGAGCAAATTCCCGACGCCAATCAAATCGAATACAAAATCGAAAGACTGAGACTCCAACAATTGGGCAAGGAGATTTTTGAAATTCCCTATCAACAAGTTTTTCAATTGAAATGGATGAGAAATCTTTTCAATTGGCTCTTTTTAAGCTTACTGATTCTTCTAAGCGGTTATGGAACTAATTTTAGTATTGTTTTTGGAGTAGGAATTATCGCGATCGGTTATTTTGGGGTTTTATTTTGGGCGATCGATCGCTGGCGACGACGCATTCCTACTCCTATTCTTCCCAATCGCTACGACACGATTTGTATGATTGCCAGCGTGGTTTTGCTGACGATAATCGGTCTAACCAATATTTTTCAAGCTTCAGAAGAACCTTGGATAACATTAGCCTGCCTGAGCGTAATTTTGTTTCCCATTCCGCTTGGATTAGTCAGCTATCTTTATCACAAAGGTCGCTATCACGATTTAATGCATTCTTCCTATTTTCTTGAAGATGGAAGTATGCGACAATTGCGTTTATTAATCGTTCGATTGCCTGTCATTCCTAATTTCCCCTTTTTCCGCGATCGCTACGTACCTCTAATTTGGGAACGCCGCTGGAATTGGTTAAATTACTACGATTTTAGTTTAAATAATTTTATTAAATTGGGATTTAATGATATTCGCTTGCGAGACCAACATCTTCCCGGCACGATTTCTACTATAGTTTGGTATCAATGGAGTTTGGGAATTCTCTATATTGCTTTGTTATTGTGGACGCTTTCTCGAACTATCCCTGGATTAAACTTACTGATTTATCTGAAGTAA
- a CDS encoding NADH-quinone oxidoreductase subunit J produces the protein MNLAEGVQIVSFGLLSVMMLGAALGVVLLSNIVYSAFLLAGVFISIAGIYILLNADFVAAAQILIYVGAINVLIIFAIMLVNKREEFIAVPRRWIRQGATALVCLGLFALLATMVLVTPWSIAGTSSAAVESTIVEIGKHFFSDFLLPFELASVLLLMAMVGAIILARRDIIPEPQEPTTTPLTLPERPREVASLGSKSSEL, from the coding sequence GTGAATCTAGCTGAAGGCGTTCAAATTGTTTCATTTGGTCTGTTGTCTGTGATGATGCTTGGCGCTGCCTTGGGTGTAGTGCTTTTATCCAATATCGTCTATTCAGCCTTTTTATTAGCAGGCGTATTCATTAGCATTGCTGGTATCTATATCCTACTCAATGCTGATTTTGTAGCAGCCGCACAAATTTTAATCTATGTCGGCGCTATTAACGTGCTGATTATCTTTGCTATCATGCTGGTCAACAAGCGCGAAGAGTTTATTGCCGTCCCCAGACGTTGGATTCGCCAGGGAGCAACGGCGCTAGTTTGTCTTGGTTTATTTGCGCTGCTGGCGACGATGGTGTTAGTGACTCCTTGGTCGATAGCTGGCACTTCGTCTGCTGCGGTTGAAAGTACGATCGTAGAAATTGGCAAACATTTCTTCAGCGACTTCTTATTGCCCTTTGAGCTGGCTTCGGTGTTGTTGTTGATGGCAATGGTCGGCGCAATTATTCTCGCCCGTCGCGATATAATTCCAGAACCTCAAGAACCCACGACAACCCCTTTAACATTACCCGAACGTCCCCGCGAAGTAGCTTCATTAGGTAGCAAGTCTTCGGAATTATAA
- a CDS encoding choice-of-anchor L family PEP-CTERM protein: MRASFNFLKYSAATFLGLGFAIGSAQALTITPTNDGNTLANNILGSGISIVPGSINYIGVNGAAGTFTNGLSSGIGIDQGIILTTGRATNAVGPNTVDNISENNSTPGDADLSTLIGGATTYDANILEFEFESAGGDLFFDYVFASEEYNEYVNSSFNDVFGFFLNGVNIALIPGTSTPVAINNVNLGSNSAFYNNNDPSDLGTPTPFNIQYDGFTKVFTAQVLGLTPGKHKIKLAIADTGDSILDSAVFIKASSFSDKPTDPGKQVPEPASVISLLTLGAIGMGSVLKSQKSS; this comes from the coding sequence ATGCGAGCAAGCTTTAACTTTCTTAAATACAGTGCAGCAACTTTTTTGGGATTAGGATTTGCAATTGGGTCTGCTCAAGCTCTTACTATTACTCCAACTAACGATGGTAATACTCTTGCCAATAACATTTTAGGTTCCGGGATTTCTATCGTACCAGGTTCTATCAACTACATTGGTGTAAACGGTGCGGCGGGAACTTTCACGAACGGACTATCATCTGGTATTGGCATTGACCAAGGTATCATTTTAACTACTGGTCGAGCTACTAATGCAGTAGGACCAAATACTGTGGATAATATTAGCGAAAATAATTCAACTCCGGGGGATGCCGATCTAAGTACGTTAATCGGTGGAGCTACTACCTATGATGCTAATATCCTCGAATTCGAGTTTGAAAGTGCTGGTGGCGACCTATTCTTTGATTACGTATTCGCTTCAGAGGAATACAACGAGTATGTTAATTCTAGCTTCAATGATGTTTTTGGCTTCTTCCTCAATGGAGTAAATATTGCTCTCATTCCTGGAACTAGCACGCCAGTTGCAATTAACAATGTTAACTTAGGGAGCAATTCAGCTTTTTACAACAACAACGATCCCAGTGACTTAGGAACGCCTACTCCCTTCAATATTCAGTACGATGGCTTCACTAAAGTGTTTACAGCACAGGTACTAGGATTAACTCCAGGTAAGCATAAAATTAAACTAGCGATCGCTGACACTGGAGATAGTATACTCGATTCTGCTGTTTTCATTAAAGCTAGTAGTTTTTCAGATAAGCCTACCGATCCTGGCAAACAAGTTCCCGAACCTGCTTCTGTAATAAGTTTGCTTACATTGGGTGCGATTGGCATGGGATCGGTCTTAAAAAGCCAAAAAAGCAGCTAA
- a CDS encoding ABC transporter permease produces the protein MSDRKRKFDLFIRKIGRVGLWFNAFFGFAFLYIPILILVIYSFNSSRFNAVWRGFTLDWYRSLLTGVTDGRAQITDIMIWDAVNNSLLVAAISTVVATFLGTMLALALERFRFRGQTALEGLVLLPIIIPDIAMGISLLVFFSLVFQLLENLTGIRLVLGLPTIIISHIAFNISFVVVTVRAKIAELEPSVEEAAWDLGANEWQTMRHVILPLIAPGILSAALLAFTLSLDDFAIAFFTAGVGATTLPLYVYGMIKFAVTPAINAVSTLILLASLTLVVSSLTLQRR, from the coding sequence ATGAGCGATCGCAAGAGAAAATTCGATTTATTCATTCGGAAAATAGGACGAGTAGGACTGTGGTTTAATGCTTTTTTCGGCTTTGCTTTTCTCTACATTCCAATTTTAATTCTAGTCATTTATTCCTTCAATTCATCGCGTTTCAATGCAGTTTGGCGAGGGTTTACCCTAGATTGGTATCGCAGTTTATTAACGGGAGTAACCGACGGCAGGGCGCAGATTACAGATATCATGATTTGGGATGCCGTTAATAATAGTCTTTTAGTTGCCGCAATTTCTACGGTCGTTGCCACCTTTTTAGGAACTATGCTAGCCCTAGCATTAGAGCGCTTTCGCTTTCGCGGGCAAACGGCTTTAGAAGGTTTGGTTTTGCTGCCTATTATTATTCCCGATATTGCCATGGGCATTTCTTTATTAGTGTTTTTCAGTCTGGTTTTTCAATTATTAGAAAATTTAACAGGGATTCGTTTAGTACTGGGATTACCTACCATTATCATCAGTCATATTGCTTTTAATATCTCATTTGTCGTCGTAACGGTCAGGGCAAAAATTGCAGAATTAGAACCCTCTGTAGAAGAAGCTGCCTGGGATTTAGGAGCCAATGAATGGCAAACCATGCGGCACGTTATTCTACCGTTAATTGCCCCCGGTATTTTGAGCGCGGCTTTATTGGCGTTTACCTTATCTTTAGACGATTTCGCGATCGCCTTTTTTACTGCCGGCGTGGGAGCAACAACGTTACCTTTATACGTCTATGGCATGATTAAGTTTGCCGTCACTCCTGCGATTAATGCAGTATCCACCTTGATTTTATTGGCTTCTTTAACTTTGGTAGTTTCTTCTTTGACTCTACAACGTCGTTGA
- a CDS encoding GatB/YqeY domain-containing protein, translated as MSLKDRLGEDIKSAMKAKDKIRLETVRSIKKALLEKEVAVRPSGQDSLTEEQEIELLAQQAKQRRDSIEQYRQAGRNDLADKEAQELAIIETYLPKQLSDEELSAILDEIVASVGATSPKDIGKVMGVAMKQLKGKAEGKKIQEIVKGKLGG; from the coding sequence ATGAGTCTGAAAGATCGTCTGGGAGAAGACATCAAATCAGCTATGAAAGCTAAAGATAAAATTCGTTTAGAAACTGTCAGAAGTATTAAAAAAGCTTTACTGGAAAAAGAAGTAGCTGTACGTCCGTCAGGACAAGACAGCTTAACAGAAGAACAAGAAATAGAACTCCTAGCTCAACAAGCCAAACAGCGACGCGACTCCATCGAACAGTACCGACAAGCGGGACGAAACGACTTAGCAGACAAAGAAGCCCAGGAACTTGCCATTATCGAAACTTATCTACCCAAGCAATTGTCCGATGAAGAACTGAGCGCGATTCTCGATGAGATCGTTGCTTCAGTAGGCGCGACATCTCCGAAAGATATAGGCAAAGTTATGGGCGTTGCCATGAAACAGCTGAAAGGAAAAGCAGAGGGAAAAAAAATTCAGGAAATAGTCAAGGGCAAGTTAGGAGGATAA